The genomic interval CATTTCACCAGAGGTAACAATATAAATTTCTTGTGCTTTACCTTCTCTAATAGGCATAGCGAAACCACCGCAGACAACATCACCAAGAACGTCATAGGATACAAATTCAAGCTCGTCATCATAAGCCCCTTCTTCCTCCAAGAAATTGATAGCTGTTATAACACCTCTACCGGCACATCCAACGCCAGGTTCAGGACCACCTGATTCTACACATCTTATGCCTAAATAACCTTCTTTTAATACATCCTCTAATTCTAGATCTTCTACTGAACCCCTCTCTGATGCAAGCTCCATAATAGTAGTTTGTGCTTTTGCATGTAATATTAATCGTGTTGAGTCTGCCTTTGGATCACAACCAACTATCATTACTTTTTTGCCCATTTCAGCTAGGGCAGCTACAGTATTTTGAGAGGTTGTTGATTTTCCTATACCTCCCTTTCCATAAAATGCAATTTGTCTAA from Deferribacterota bacterium carries:
- the nifH gene encoding nitrogenase iron protein, producing the protein MGIRQIAFYGKGGIGKSTTSQNTVAALAEMGKKVMIVGCDPKADSTRLILHAKAQTTIMELASERGSVEDLELEDVLKEGYLGIRCVESGGPEPGVGCAGRGVITAINFLEEEGAYDDELEFVSYDVLGDVVCGGFAMPIREGKAQEIYIVTSGEMMAMYAANNISKGILKYAHSGGVRLGGLICNERKTDKEYELIEELAKRLNTKMIHFVPRDNVVQRAELRRMTVVEYDGSCKQADEYRELAKKIINNKDLTIPTPLKMDELEELLMEFGIIDEEVENMVGKPKS